A region from the Streptomyces sp. 3214.6 genome encodes:
- a CDS encoding thioredoxin domain-containing protein — MSKRNSAAAKTAARERLRIEREREAKRAKVRRQIIVACSAVGVLAAAGGIGYAVVQANKPSYWDEAKDAKVVAPANTTGTDGTTVVIGKSTAKKTLKIYEDPRCPVCAQFEQTVGATVKKDIDDGKFKFQYVGATFIDNKDNGEGSKNALSALGAALNVSPEAFLEYKTALYSAKWHPDESSDEFKDDAYLIKVANTVTALKNNTKFQDAVKKGTYDAWAMAMSKTFNTNKEGVDGTPGFVMDGKKLNNGTPLLTVADFDRVVGEALKG; from the coding sequence ATGAGCAAGCGGAACAGCGCGGCGGCGAAGACGGCGGCCCGCGAGCGGCTGCGCATCGAGCGCGAGCGCGAGGCCAAGCGCGCCAAGGTCAGGCGGCAGATCATCGTCGCCTGCTCGGCCGTCGGCGTCCTGGCCGCGGCCGGCGGCATAGGCTACGCCGTCGTCCAGGCCAACAAGCCCAGCTACTGGGACGAGGCGAAGGACGCCAAGGTGGTCGCCCCCGCCAACACGACGGGCACCGACGGCACCACCGTGGTCATCGGCAAGAGCACCGCGAAGAAGACCCTCAAGATCTACGAGGACCCGCGCTGCCCCGTGTGCGCGCAGTTCGAGCAGACCGTCGGCGCGACGGTGAAGAAGGACATCGACGACGGCAAGTTCAAGTTCCAGTACGTCGGCGCCACGTTCATCGACAACAAGGACAACGGCGAGGGCTCCAAGAACGCGCTGAGCGCCCTGGGCGCCGCGCTGAACGTCAGCCCCGAGGCGTTCCTCGAGTACAAGACGGCGCTGTACTCGGCGAAGTGGCACCCGGACGAGTCGAGCGACGAGTTCAAGGACGACGCCTACCTCATCAAGGTCGCGAACACCGTCACCGCGCTGAAGAACAACACCAAGTTCCAGGACGCGGTCAAGAAGGGCACCTACGACGCCTGGGCGATGGCCATGTCGAAGACCTTCAACACGAACAAGGAGGGCGTGGACGGCACGCCGGGCTTCGTCATGGACGGCAAGAAACTCAACAACGGCACCCCGCTGCTGACGGTGGCCGACTTCGACAGGGTGGTGGGTGAGGCCCTCAAGGGCTGA
- a CDS encoding DUF2252 domain-containing protein, with protein MSVSQPGDEHRGEEILAVFDTAFGELLAADPAAFRVKFRKMAASAFAFYRGTAGLFYHDLDAEKRGGPFLDERTSRVWIHGDLHAENFGTYMDANGRLIFNVNDFDEAYVGPFTWDLKRLSASLALIGYAKALGDEQISELVEVYAGAYRERIHALATGAKSDEVPPFTLDTAQGPLLDALRDARSLTRFGLLDSMTEIRDFERRFAPGGGSIELDAATRYKVLAAFDGYLETLPETSLARPDSYRVKDVVGRRGIGIGSAGLPSYNILLEGHSDALENDVVIYVKQAQTPAVSRHITDPAIRGYFQHEGHRTVISQRALQAHADPWLGWTELDGAGQLVAEVSPYAVDLDWGDIDDPEEIAGVVADLGRATATMHAAADDTSGESLVPFSTERAIDAAIAADEEGFAPLLKDFAHAYGARARADHQIFVDLFRNGRIPGL; from the coding sequence ATGTCGGTTTCGCAGCCAGGCGACGAGCACCGCGGCGAGGAGATCCTCGCCGTCTTCGACACCGCGTTCGGCGAGCTCCTGGCCGCCGATCCGGCCGCGTTCCGCGTGAAGTTCCGGAAGATGGCGGCCTCGGCGTTCGCGTTCTACCGGGGCACGGCGGGCCTCTTCTACCACGACCTCGACGCGGAGAAGCGGGGCGGCCCGTTCCTGGACGAGCGCACCTCGCGCGTGTGGATCCACGGCGACCTGCACGCGGAGAACTTCGGCACGTACATGGACGCCAACGGCCGGCTGATCTTCAACGTCAACGACTTCGACGAAGCGTACGTCGGCCCCTTCACCTGGGACCTCAAGCGCCTGTCCGCCTCCCTCGCCCTCATCGGCTACGCCAAGGCGCTCGGCGACGAGCAGATCAGCGAGCTGGTGGAGGTGTACGCGGGCGCGTACCGCGAGCGCATCCACGCCCTGGCCACCGGCGCCAAGAGCGACGAGGTGCCGCCGTTCACCCTGGACACCGCCCAGGGCCCGCTGCTCGACGCGCTGCGCGACGCCCGCTCGCTGACCCGCTTCGGACTACTGGACTCCATGACGGAGATCCGTGACTTCGAGCGCCGTTTCGCGCCGGGCGGCGGCTCCATCGAGCTGGACGCGGCGACCCGCTACAAGGTCCTCGCGGCCTTCGACGGCTATCTGGAGACACTGCCGGAGACGTCGCTGGCCCGCCCGGACTCCTACCGGGTGAAGGACGTCGTCGGCCGCCGCGGCATCGGCATCGGCTCGGCCGGTCTGCCGTCGTACAACATCCTCCTTGAGGGCCACAGCGACGCCCTGGAGAACGATGTCGTGATCTACGTCAAGCAGGCCCAGACCCCGGCCGTCTCCCGGCACATCACCGACCCTGCGATCCGCGGCTACTTCCAGCACGAGGGGCACCGCACGGTGATCTCCCAGCGCGCCCTGCAGGCGCACGCGGACCCCTGGCTGGGCTGGACCGAGCTGGACGGCGCGGGGCAGCTGGTCGCCGAGGTGTCGCCGTACGCGGTCGACCTGGACTGGGGCGACATCGACGACCCGGAGGAGATCGCGGGCGTCGTCGCCGACCTGGGCCGCGCCACGGCCACGATGCACGCGGCGGCGGACGACACCTCCGGCGAGTCCCTGGTGCCGTTCTCCACGGAGCGGGCCATCGACGCGGCGATCGCGGCCGACGAGGAGGGCTTCGCGCCCCTGCTGAAAGACTTCGCGCACGCCTACGGGGCACGCGCGCGTGCCGACCACCAGATCTTCGTCGACCTGTTCCGCAACGGCCGGATTCCCGGCCTCTGA